In the Streptomyces sp. NBC_00525 genome, one interval contains:
- a CDS encoding TetR/AcrR family transcriptional regulator yields the protein MLSRSHPKPARSGRPRSTEADEAILEATRASLVDLGWSKLTMGDVATRAGVAKTTLYRRWAGKNELVVDAVAVLFDELEMPDLGSLAADVEAVVLQFAALLERPETRTALMAVVAESTRDEALRARIRDSIVNRQKRLVLKGRQRAQERGELPVEPDEATAALTADLVFDVIAGAVVHRTLVSGEPVDADWAHRFTLLLLAGLGAAGGALPRPYGQKPAGSV from the coding sequence ATGCTCAGCCGCAGCCACCCCAAACCCGCACGATCGGGACGCCCGCGCAGCACCGAGGCCGACGAGGCCATCCTGGAGGCCACCCGCGCCTCGCTCGTGGACCTCGGCTGGTCGAAGCTGACGATGGGTGACGTGGCGACGCGGGCGGGGGTCGCCAAGACGACCCTCTACCGGCGCTGGGCGGGCAAGAACGAACTGGTCGTGGACGCGGTCGCGGTGCTCTTCGACGAGCTGGAGATGCCGGACCTGGGCAGCCTGGCCGCCGATGTGGAGGCGGTGGTGCTCCAGTTCGCCGCCCTCCTGGAGCGGCCGGAGACCCGGACCGCCCTGATGGCGGTGGTCGCCGAGTCCACGCGGGACGAGGCGCTGCGGGCCCGCATCCGCGACTCGATCGTCAACCGGCAGAAGCGCCTCGTCCTCAAGGGCCGGCAGCGCGCCCAGGAGCGCGGTGAGCTGCCCGTCGAGCCGGACGAGGCCACGGCCGCGCTGACGGCGGACCTGGTCTTCGACGTGATCGCCGGCGCGGTGGTGCACCGGACGCTGGTGAGCGGCGAGCCCGTAGACGCCGACTGGGCCCACCGCTTCACCCTGCTCCTACTGGCGGGCCTGGGCGCGGCGGGCGGTGCGCTGCCGCGCCCGTACGGTCAGAAGCCCGCCGGTTCTGTGTAG
- a CDS encoding tetratricopeptide repeat protein: protein MQPRNMSMSGVVDLAAVKAAGEAKAKAEQARAESARQGGPAAVPASSLVIDVNEAGFENDVLQRSAEVPVVIDFWAEWCEPCKQLGPLLERLAHEYNGRFVLAKVDVDANQLLMQQFGIQGIPAVFAVVAGQALPLFQGAAPEAQIRQTLDQLIQVGEERFGLTGIAVDAAAPGEARAAAPAPPGPYDSLLEAAARALDANDFPGAVQAYKNVLSDDPHNTEAKLGLAQAELLARVQATDPQKVRTDAAEKPADADAQMAAADLDLVGGHVEDAFGRLVETVRRTFGEDRDRVRLRLLDLFEVIGPEDPRVGAARTALARVLF, encoded by the coding sequence ATGCAGCCCAGAAACATGTCCATGAGCGGCGTCGTCGACCTCGCCGCGGTGAAGGCGGCCGGTGAGGCCAAGGCGAAGGCGGAGCAGGCCCGTGCCGAGTCCGCGCGCCAGGGCGGCCCGGCGGCCGTTCCCGCCTCCTCCCTCGTCATCGACGTCAACGAGGCGGGCTTCGAGAACGACGTCCTCCAGCGCTCCGCAGAAGTGCCCGTCGTCATCGACTTCTGGGCCGAGTGGTGCGAACCGTGCAAGCAGCTGGGCCCGCTCCTGGAGCGCCTGGCCCACGAGTACAACGGCCGCTTCGTGCTGGCCAAGGTCGATGTCGACGCCAACCAGCTGCTGATGCAGCAGTTCGGCATCCAGGGCATCCCCGCCGTCTTCGCGGTCGTCGCCGGACAGGCGCTGCCGCTGTTCCAGGGCGCGGCGCCCGAGGCCCAGATCCGCCAGACCCTGGACCAGCTGATCCAGGTCGGCGAGGAGCGCTTCGGCCTCACCGGCATCGCGGTGGACGCCGCGGCGCCCGGCGAGGCCCGGGCGGCGGCCCCGGCTCCGCCCGGCCCGTACGACTCGCTTCTGGAGGCGGCCGCGCGGGCGCTCGACGCCAACGACTTCCCGGGCGCGGTCCAGGCGTACAAGAACGTCCTGTCCGACGACCCCCACAACACCGAGGCCAAGCTGGGCCTGGCCCAGGCCGAGTTGCTGGCCCGGGTGCAGGCGACGGACCCGCAGAAGGTGCGTACGGACGCGGCGGAGAAGCCGGCCGACGCGGACGCGCAGATGGCGGCGGCCGACCTCGACCTCGTCGGCGGCCATGTGGAGGACGCGTTCGGCCGCCTCGTGGAGACGGTGCGCCGCACGTTCGGCGAGGACCGCGACCGGGTCCGGCTGCGGCTGCTCGACCTCTTCGAGGTCATCGGCCCGGAGGACCCGAGGGTGGGCGCGGCGCGCACCGCGCTGGCGCGCGTCCTGTTCTGA
- a CDS encoding DUF6230 family protein, which yields MSSQVRGGTRWKRFAVVMVPSVIATAAVGVGLAQGALAASFSVSGQEFKVTAKELNGENFVQYGSIATEGGADPMKDGKGHAVAVSGFSHATINTMCQSIVTPNLPFGLGNVTLRLTAGDPGNATGEEKKKKLVDATGLYLDVSDLQANAEFTGMDIGVRAGDLENPGIQPGADKWVNPNGFAQRAKTAKLTDVKQRAWATTAGTFKLPGLHLALSRGVNECY from the coding sequence ATGAGTTCCCAGGTTCGCGGTGGCACGAGATGGAAGCGCTTCGCTGTCGTCATGGTGCCGAGCGTCATAGCCACCGCCGCGGTCGGCGTCGGCCTGGCGCAGGGCGCGCTCGCCGCGTCGTTCAGCGTCTCGGGGCAGGAGTTCAAGGTCACGGCCAAGGAACTGAACGGTGAGAACTTCGTTCAGTACGGCAGCATCGCGACCGAGGGCGGCGCCGACCCCATGAAGGACGGCAAGGGCCACGCCGTTGCCGTCTCCGGGTTCAGTCACGCCACCATCAACACGATGTGCCAGTCGATCGTCACCCCCAACCTGCCGTTCGGGCTGGGCAACGTGACGCTGCGGCTGACCGCCGGTGACCCGGGTAATGCCACGGGCGAGGAGAAGAAGAAGAAGCTGGTCGACGCCACCGGCCTCTACCTCGACGTCTCGGACCTCCAGGCCAACGCCGAGTTCACGGGCATGGACATCGGTGTCCGCGCGGGCGATCTGGAGAATCCGGGCATCCAGCCCGGTGCCGACAAGTGGGTCAACCCGAACGGGTTCGCGCAGCGGGCCAAGACCGCCAAGCTGACGGACGTCAAGCAGCGGGCGTGGGCCACCACCGCGGGCACGTTCAAGCTGCCGGGTCTGCACCTGGCGCTGTCCAGGGGCGTCAACGAGTGCTACTAG
- a CDS encoding DUF6114 domain-containing protein, which produces MSPESQGQNEHYLTVARRGFRTWRGNRPFWAGLFTMLGGLPIMYFPYANMHLGNVTLAMSTTAGAGSLIIGVLLVTLGLTMWFHSIVRVFSGVAAILLALVSIPVANIGGFLIGFVFALLGGALSVSWMPGEEPTAEAPEAAPETVSFAKDEQPAAPLPEGALHGAGLPEQQQAPYDAVAETDGGGHRAG; this is translated from the coding sequence ATGAGCCCCGAATCCCAAGGGCAGAACGAGCACTACCTCACCGTCGCCCGGCGCGGCTTCCGTACCTGGCGGGGTAACCGGCCGTTCTGGGCCGGACTGTTCACCATGCTGGGCGGCTTGCCCATCATGTACTTCCCGTACGCGAACATGCACCTCGGCAACGTGACGCTGGCGATGTCCACCACCGCCGGCGCCGGTTCGCTGATCATCGGTGTCCTGCTCGTCACGCTGGGCCTGACGATGTGGTTCCACAGCATCGTCCGCGTGTTCTCCGGTGTCGCGGCCATTCTGCTGGCCCTCGTGTCGATACCGGTCGCCAACATCGGCGGCTTCCTGATCGGCTTCGTCTTCGCCCTGCTCGGCGGCGCGCTCTCCGTGTCGTGGATGCCGGGCGAGGAGCCGACCGCGGAGGCGCCCGAAGCGGCCCCGGAGACCGTCTCGTTCGCGAAGGACGAGCAGCCGGCGGCCCCGCTCCCCGAGGGCGCGCTGCACGGCGCCGGCCTCCCCGAACAACAGCAGGCCCCGTACGACGCGGTGGCCGAGACCGACGGCGGGGGGCATCGTGCGGGGTGA
- the pyk gene encoding pyruvate kinase codes for MRRSKIVCTLGPAVDSHEQLVALIEAGMSVARFNFSHGSHAEHQGRYDRLRKAAAETGRAVGVLADLQGPKIRLAKFAEGPVELVRGDEFVITSEDVPGDKSICGTTYKGLPGDVAKGDPILINDGNVELKVVSVEGPRVHTIVIEGGVISDHKGINLPGAAVNVPALSEKDVDDLRFALRMGCDLVALSFVRDANDVKDVHKVMDEEGRRVPVIAKVEKPQAVENMEGVVMAFDGVMVARGDLAVEYPLERVPMVQKRLVELCRRNAKPVVVATQMMESMITNSRPTRAEASDVANAILDGADAVMLSAESSVGAYPIETVKTMSKIVVAAEQELLSKGLQPLVPGKKPRTQGGSVARAACEIADFLSGEALVAFTKSGDTARRLSRYRAAQPILAFTTDESTRNQLALSWGVEAHVVPHVDNTDAMVDLVDSELLKLNRYNAGDTVVITAGSPPGVPGTTNMVRVHHVGGQDQG; via the coding sequence ATGCGCCGTTCGAAAATCGTCTGCACCCTCGGCCCCGCCGTCGACTCCCATGAGCAGCTCGTCGCTCTGATCGAGGCCGGCATGAGCGTGGCCCGTTTCAACTTCAGTCACGGCTCCCACGCGGAACACCAGGGTCGTTACGACCGGCTCCGCAAGGCCGCCGCCGAGACCGGGCGGGCGGTCGGCGTGCTCGCCGACCTCCAGGGCCCGAAGATCCGCCTCGCGAAGTTCGCCGAGGGCCCGGTCGAACTGGTCCGCGGGGACGAGTTCGTCATCACCTCCGAGGACGTCCCCGGCGACAAGTCGATCTGCGGCACGACCTACAAGGGTCTGCCCGGCGACGTCGCCAAGGGCGACCCGATCCTGATCAACGACGGCAACGTCGAGCTGAAGGTCGTATCCGTGGAGGGCCCCCGGGTCCACACCATCGTCATCGAGGGCGGGGTGATCTCCGACCACAAGGGCATCAACCTGCCGGGCGCCGCGGTCAACGTGCCGGCCCTGTCCGAGAAGGACGTCGACGACCTGCGCTTCGCGCTGCGGATGGGCTGCGACCTGGTCGCGCTCTCCTTCGTCCGGGACGCGAACGACGTCAAGGACGTCCACAAGGTGATGGACGAGGAGGGCCGCCGGGTCCCCGTCATCGCCAAGGTGGAGAAGCCGCAGGCCGTCGAGAACATGGAGGGCGTCGTCATGGCGTTCGACGGTGTGATGGTCGCCCGCGGCGACCTCGCCGTCGAATACCCGCTGGAGCGCGTCCCGATGGTGCAGAAGCGCCTGGTGGAGCTGTGCCGGCGCAACGCCAAGCCGGTGGTCGTGGCGACCCAGATGATGGAGTCGATGATCACCAACTCCCGCCCGACCCGCGCCGAGGCGTCCGACGTCGCCAACGCGATCCTGGACGGCGCGGACGCGGTCATGCTCTCCGCGGAGTCCTCGGTCGGCGCGTACCCGATCGAGACCGTCAAGACCATGTCGAAGATCGTGGTCGCCGCCGAGCAGGAGCTGCTCTCCAAGGGCCTCCAGCCGCTGGTGCCGGGCAAGAAGCCCCGCACCCAGGGCGGTTCGGTGGCCCGCGCGGCCTGCGAGATCGCGGACTTCCTCAGCGGCGAGGCGCTGGTCGCCTTCACCAAGTCCGGTGACACGGCCCGCCGCCTGTCCCGCTATCGCGCCGCCCAGCCGATCCTGGCCTTCACCACGGACGAGTCCACCCGCAACCAGCTGGCCCTGAGCTGGGGCGTCGAGGCGCACGTCGTCCCGCACGTGGACAACACGGACGCGATGGTGGACCTGGTCGACTCGGAGCTGCTGAAGCTGAACCGCTACAACGCCGGTGACACGGTGGTCATCACGGCCGGCTCGCCCCCCGGCGTCCCCGGCACCACGAACATGGTCCGCGTCCACCACGTGGGCGGCCAGGACCAGGGCTGA
- a CDS encoding acetate kinase codes for MTTPNTTEGTAAGKPGRVLVLNSGSSSVKYQLLDMSDRSRLAAGLVERIGEETSRLVHTPLTGDGGGPREREGRIADHDEALKAAAAELAADGLGLDSPELAAIGHRVVHGGLRFTEPTVITDDVLKEIERLVPVAPLHNPANITGIRTAMALRPDLPQVAVFDTAFHTTMPEHAARYAIDVETADAHRIRRYGFHGTSHAYVSRKAAALLGKEPQDVNVIVLHLGNGASASAVAGGRCVETSMGLTPLEGLVMGTRSGDIDPAVTFHLKRVAGMSADEIDVLLNKRSGLVGLCGDNDMREIRRRIDEGDERAALAFDIYVHRLKKYIGAYTAVLGRVDAVVFTAGVGENSAPVREAAIAGLEELGLAVDADLNAVRSAVPRLISPDYARVAVAVVPTDEELEIATQTFALVDN; via the coding sequence ATGACCACCCCGAACACCACCGAAGGCACGGCGGCCGGGAAGCCGGGCCGGGTGCTCGTGCTCAACTCGGGCTCGTCCTCGGTGAAGTACCAGCTGCTCGACATGAGCGACCGCTCCCGCCTCGCGGCCGGGCTGGTGGAGCGGATCGGCGAGGAGACCTCCCGGCTCGTGCACACCCCGCTGACCGGTGACGGGGGCGGCCCGCGGGAGCGCGAGGGCCGGATCGCCGACCACGACGAGGCGCTGAAGGCGGCGGCCGCGGAGCTGGCGGCGGACGGGCTCGGCCTGGACTCGCCGGAGCTGGCCGCGATCGGGCACCGGGTGGTGCACGGCGGGCTCCGGTTCACCGAGCCGACCGTGATCACCGACGACGTGCTCAAGGAGATCGAGCGGCTGGTCCCGGTGGCGCCGCTGCACAACCCGGCGAACATCACGGGCATCCGCACCGCCATGGCGCTGCGGCCGGACCTGCCGCAGGTGGCGGTGTTCGACACGGCGTTCCACACGACGATGCCGGAGCACGCGGCGCGGTACGCGATCGACGTGGAGACGGCCGACGCGCACCGCATCCGCCGCTACGGCTTCCACGGCACCTCGCACGCGTACGTCTCGCGCAAGGCGGCGGCGCTGCTGGGCAAGGAGCCGCAGGACGTCAACGTCATCGTGCTGCACCTGGGCAACGGGGCGTCGGCCTCGGCGGTCGCGGGCGGCCGGTGCGTGGAGACGTCGATGGGGCTGACCCCCTTGGAGGGGCTGGTCATGGGTACCCGTTCCGGGGACATCGATCCGGCCGTCACCTTCCATCTGAAGCGGGTGGCGGGGATGTCGGCGGACGAGATCGACGTCCTGCTCAACAAGAGGAGCGGCCTGGTGGGGCTGTGCGGCGACAACGACATGCGGGAGATCCGCCGCCGGATCGACGAGGGCGACGAGCGGGCCGCGCTCGCCTTCGACATCTACGTCCACCGGCTGAAGAAGTACATCGGCGCCTATACGGCGGTCCTCGGCCGGGTGGACGCCGTCGTCTTCACCGCGGGGGTCGGGGAGAACTCCGCCCCGGTGCGGGAGGCCGCGATCGCGGGTCTGGAGGAACTGGGCCTGGCGGTGGACGCGGATCTGAACGCCGTACGGTCCGCGGTGCCGCGGCTGATCTCACCGGATTACGCACGCGTCGCGGTCGCCGTGGTGCCGACGGACGAGGAACTGGAGATCGCCACGCAGACCTTCGCACTGGTCGACAACTGA
- the pta gene encoding phosphate acetyltransferase, producing MTRSVYVTGIDRGDGRQVVDLGVMELLTRQVDRVGVFRPLVHDDPDRLFELLRARYRLSQNPSTVYGMDYHEASAIQAEQGTDELVSRLVERFHRVAVDYEVVLVLGTDFAATQLPDELALNARLANEFGASVIAVVGGQDQNAESVRAETRNAYRAYSGLGCDVLAMIVNRVAPADRDVVAERLSATLPVPCSVLPDEPALAAPTVAQITAALNGTVLLGDDSGLARDALDFVFGGAMLPNLLKALTPGCMVVTPGDRADLVVGSLAAHSAGTPPIAGVLLTLDERPGEEILTLAARLAPGTPVVSVAGGSFPTAGELFALEGKLNAATPRKAETALGLFERHVDTAALLDRISVARSGRVTPMMFEHELLEQARADRRRVVLPEGTEERVLRAADVLMRRDVCDLTLLGDPDVIRKKAADLGIDLAETQLIDPQTSELRQSFAERYAALRAHRGVTVELAYDVVSDVNYFGTLMVEEGLADGMVSGAVHSTAATIRPAFEIIKTKPDASIVSSVFFMCLADRVLVYGDCAVNPDPDAEQLADIAVQSAATAARFGVDPRIAMLSYSTGTSGTGADVDKVRAATDRVRGSRPDLLIEGPIQYDAAVEPSVAATKLPDSEVAGQATVLIFPDLNTGNNTYKAVQRSAGAVAVGPVLQGLRKPVNDLSRGALVQDIVTTVAITAIQAQGEE from the coding sequence GTGACGCGCAGCGTGTACGTGACCGGGATCGACCGGGGGGACGGCCGCCAGGTCGTGGACCTGGGCGTCATGGAGCTGCTGACCCGCCAGGTGGACCGGGTCGGGGTGTTCCGCCCGCTGGTCCACGACGATCCCGACCGGCTGTTCGAGCTGCTGCGGGCCCGCTACCGGCTGTCCCAGAACCCGTCCACGGTGTACGGGATGGACTACCACGAGGCGTCCGCGATCCAGGCCGAGCAGGGCACCGACGAGCTGGTGTCCCGGCTCGTCGAGCGCTTCCACCGGGTGGCCGTCGACTACGAGGTGGTGCTCGTCCTGGGCACCGATTTCGCCGCCACCCAGCTCCCCGACGAGCTGGCGCTCAACGCCCGGCTGGCCAACGAGTTCGGCGCCTCGGTGATCGCGGTCGTCGGCGGCCAGGACCAGAACGCCGAATCGGTGCGCGCCGAGACCCGCAACGCCTACCGTGCGTACTCGGGCCTGGGCTGCGACGTGCTGGCGATGATCGTGAACCGGGTGGCCCCCGCCGACCGCGACGTCGTCGCGGAACGGCTGTCCGCCACACTGCCGGTGCCCTGCTCGGTCCTGCCCGACGAACCGGCCCTCGCGGCGCCCACGGTCGCCCAGATCACCGCGGCCCTGAACGGCACGGTGCTGCTGGGCGACGACTCCGGGCTGGCCAGGGACGCGCTGGACTTCGTCTTCGGCGGGGCGATGCTGCCGAACCTGCTGAAGGCGCTGACCCCGGGGTGCATGGTGGTCACGCCGGGCGACCGCGCGGACCTGGTGGTCGGCTCGCTGGCCGCGCACAGCGCCGGGACGCCGCCGATCGCCGGGGTGCTGCTGACCCTGGACGAGCGGCCCGGCGAGGAGATACTCACGCTGGCCGCGCGGCTCGCACCGGGCACCCCGGTCGTGTCGGTGGCCGGCGGCTCCTTCCCCACCGCCGGGGAACTCTTCGCGCTGGAGGGCAAGCTGAACGCGGCCACCCCGCGCAAGGCGGAGACCGCCCTCGGGCTCTTCGAGCGCCATGTGGACACCGCGGCCCTCCTCGACCGGATATCCGTCGCCCGCAGCGGCCGGGTCACCCCGATGATGTTCGAGCACGAGCTGCTGGAGCAGGCGCGCGCGGACCGGCGCCGGGTGGTGCTGCCGGAGGGCACCGAGGAGCGGGTGCTGCGCGCGGCGGACGTCCTGATGCGGCGCGACGTCTGCGACCTCACACTGCTGGGCGACCCCGACGTCATCCGCAAGAAGGCCGCGGACCTGGGCATCGACCTGGCCGAGACCCAGCTCATCGACCCGCAGACCTCGGAGCTGCGCCAGTCGTTCGCCGAGCGGTACGCGGCCCTGCGGGCGCATCGCGGGGTGACGGTGGAGCTGGCGTACGACGTCGTCTCGGACGTCAACTACTTCGGCACCCTGATGGTCGAGGAGGGCCTGGCCGACGGCATGGTCTCCGGCGCGGTGCACTCCACGGCGGCGACGATCCGGCCCGCCTTCGAGATCATCAAGACGAAGCCGGACGCCTCGATCGTCTCGTCGGTCTTCTTCATGTGCCTCGCCGACCGGGTCCTTGTGTACGGCGACTGCGCGGTCAACCCGGACCCGGACGCGGAGCAGCTCGCGGACATCGCGGTCCAGTCGGCCGCCACCGCCGCCCGCTTCGGCGTGGACCCCCGGATCGCGATGCTCTCGTACTCGACGGGCACCTCCGGCACCGGCGCGGACGTGGACAAGGTGCGCGCGGCGACGGACCGGGTGCGCGGGAGCCGGCCGGACCTCCTGATCGAGGGCCCCATCCAGTACGACGCGGCGGTCGAGCCGAGCGTCGCGGCGACCAAGCTGCCGGATTCCGAGGTGGCGGGGCAGGCGACGGTCCTGATCTTCCCGGACCTGAACACCGGCAACAACACGTACAAGGCGGTGCAGCGGTCGGCGGGTGCGGTGGCGGTGGGCCCGGTCCTCCAGGGGCTGCGCAAGCCGGTCAACGACCTGTCGCGCGGCGCGCTCGTGCAGGACATCGTCACCACCGTGGCCATCACGGCGATCCAGGCCCAGGGCGAGGAGTGA
- a CDS encoding ATP-dependent 6-phosphofructokinase: MRIGVLTAGGDCPGLNAVIRSVVHRAVVGHGDEVIGFEDGFKGLLDGHFRPLDLNAVSGILARGGTILGSARLERARLREAAENCAELSRRYGMDALIPIGGEGTLTAARMLSDAGMPVVGVPKTIDNDISSTDRTFGFDTAVGVATEAIDRLKTTAESHQRVMVVEVMGRHAGWIALESGMAGGAHGICLPERRFEVDDLVKMVEERFARGKKFAVICVAEGAHPAEGSMPYAKGEIDQYGHERFQGIGNRLAVELEKRLGKEARPVILGHVQRGGTPTAYDRVLATRFGWHAVEAAHRGDFGRMTALRGNNIEMVPLAEAVTQLKTVPLDRMHEAESVF, translated from the coding sequence ATGCGCATCGGAGTTCTCACCGCAGGCGGCGACTGCCCCGGCCTGAACGCAGTGATCCGTTCGGTCGTCCACCGGGCCGTCGTCGGCCACGGAGACGAGGTCATCGGCTTCGAGGACGGCTTCAAGGGCCTCCTCGACGGCCACTTCCGGCCCCTCGACCTGAACGCGGTCAGCGGCATCCTCGCCCGCGGCGGCACGATCCTCGGCTCGGCCCGCCTGGAGCGCGCCCGGCTGCGCGAGGCCGCCGAGAACTGCGCCGAGCTGAGCCGGCGCTACGGGATGGACGCGCTGATCCCGATCGGCGGCGAGGGCACGCTCACCGCCGCCCGGATGCTGTCGGACGCCGGGATGCCCGTCGTCGGGGTGCCCAAGACCATCGACAACGACATCTCCTCCACCGACCGCACCTTCGGATTCGACACCGCCGTGGGCGTCGCGACGGAGGCCATAGACCGTCTGAAGACCACCGCCGAGTCCCACCAGCGCGTGATGGTCGTCGAGGTCATGGGCCGCCACGCGGGCTGGATCGCGCTGGAGTCCGGTATGGCCGGCGGCGCCCACGGCATCTGCCTGCCCGAGCGCAGGTTCGAGGTGGACGACCTGGTCAAGATGGTCGAGGAGCGCTTCGCGCGCGGCAAGAAGTTCGCGGTCATCTGCGTCGCCGAGGGCGCGCACCCGGCCGAGGGCTCCATGCCGTACGCCAAGGGCGAGATCGACCAGTACGGGCACGAGCGCTTCCAGGGCATCGGCAACCGCCTGGCCGTCGAGCTGGAGAAGCGGCTCGGCAAGGAGGCCCGGCCGGTCATCCTGGGGCACGTCCAGCGCGGCGGCACCCCGACCGCGTACGACCGCGTCCTCGCCACCCGCTTCGGCTGGCACGCGGTGGAGGCGGCGCACCGCGGCGACTTCGGCCGGATGACCGCGCTGCGCGGCAACAACATCGAGATGGTCCCGCTCGCCGAGGCGGTCACCCAGCTCAAGACGGTCCCGCTGGACCGGATGCACGAGGCCGAGTCGGTCTTCTGA
- a CDS encoding helix-turn-helix domain-containing protein: MAPGHVAYGLGAQYGLRITPETVAEWERGLAVPSEYELTALAGVLWCAPGELLTAARSLREHRVARGLAPDELAARVGMAAGAYLRMEESGRWRGNERQSAALGEALGLTPADFVTATGRDEELAGLLRSAVTTRWQAYTRPVAKLVPLERRHVQDTLERLHTDYQALMVTTLSWSSTGTDRPGGSGDGGRAFLDRIVPRFWEAAAPASPRPRQA, from the coding sequence ATGGCTCCCGGCCATGTCGCCTACGGCCTCGGCGCCCAGTACGGCCTGCGGATCACCCCGGAGACCGTGGCCGAATGGGAACGCGGCCTGGCCGTTCCCTCGGAGTACGAACTGACCGCGCTGGCCGGGGTGCTGTGGTGTGCGCCGGGCGAGCTGCTGACCGCCGCGCGCAGCCTGCGCGAGCACCGGGTCGCGCGGGGGCTGGCCCCGGACGAGCTGGCGGCGCGGGTCGGGATGGCCGCCGGCGCGTATCTGCGGATGGAGGAGTCGGGGCGGTGGCGGGGCAACGAGCGCCAGTCCGCGGCGCTGGGCGAGGCGCTGGGCCTGACGCCCGCCGACTTCGTGACCGCGACCGGGCGTGACGAGGAGCTGGCGGGCCTGCTGCGCAGCGCGGTGACGACGCGCTGGCAGGCGTACACCCGGCCGGTGGCCAAGCTGGTGCCGCTGGAGCGGCGCCATGTCCAGGACACCCTGGAGCGGCTGCACACGGACTACCAGGCGCTGATGGTGACCACGCTCAGCTGGAGCAGCACCGGCACGGACCGGCCCGGTGGCTCCGGCGACGGGGGCCGGGCCTTCCTGGACCGGATCGTGCCCCGGTTCTGGGAGGCGGCGGCACCCGCGTCGCCCCGGCCCCGGCAGGCGTGA
- a CDS encoding response regulator — protein MIRVLVVEDDPVAADAHRLYVGRVPGFAVAAVARSRAEAVRVLERVPVDLLLLDLYLPDGHGLALLRALRAAGHTADVIAVTSARDLAVVREGVSLGVVQYVLKPFTFATLRDRLVRYAEFRAAAGEASGQDEVDRALAALRAPEPARLPKGLSGPTLESVTGALRAAPEGLTAAAAGLELGISRITARRYLEYLVTVGRAGRSPQYGQVGRPELHYRWQPEKH, from the coding sequence GTGATCCGGGTGCTGGTCGTCGAGGACGACCCGGTCGCGGCGGACGCGCACCGGCTGTACGTGGGCCGGGTGCCCGGCTTCGCCGTGGCCGCCGTGGCGCGGTCGCGCGCCGAGGCGGTCCGGGTGCTGGAGCGCGTCCCGGTCGATCTGCTGCTCCTGGACCTCTATCTGCCGGACGGGCACGGGCTGGCCCTGCTGCGCGCGCTGCGGGCGGCCGGGCACACGGCGGACGTGATCGCGGTGACCTCGGCCCGCGACCTGGCGGTGGTCCGCGAGGGGGTCTCGCTGGGGGTCGTCCAGTACGTGCTGAAGCCGTTCACCTTCGCGACCCTGCGGGACCGGCTCGTGCGGTACGCGGAGTTCCGGGCGGCGGCCGGCGAGGCGAGCGGGCAGGACGAGGTGGACCGGGCGCTGGCCGCGCTGCGGGCCCCGGAGCCGGCCCGGCTGCCCAAGGGGCTGAGCGGCCCGACGCTGGAGTCGGTGACCGGTGCGCTGCGGGCGGCCCCGGAAGGGCTGACGGCCGCGGCGGCCGGGCTGGAGCTGGGCATCTCGCGGATCACCGCACGCCGCTATCTGGAATACCTGGTGACGGTGGGGCGGGCGGGACGCAGCCCGCAGTACGGGCAGGTGGGACGGCCCGAGCTGCACTACCGCTGGCAGCCCGAGAAGCACTGA